From Medicago truncatula cultivar Jemalong A17 chromosome 7, MtrunA17r5.0-ANR, whole genome shotgun sequence, a single genomic window includes:
- the LOC25499489 gene encoding BEL1-like homeodomain protein 1, which yields MATYYHGGNSEIQSSGGGGADGLQTLVLMNPSYIQYSDASQQQQAQQPSHATAGNYVFLNSTAAENNSFSPHAPPSNTQQFVGIPLNHQQHQIHAHHDVVPSLHGFLPHVQYNQWNTIDPNTAARDTPRAQQGLSLSLSSQPARFVSMSGGSPSPASGVTTNNNNGNPGIQILSSKYLRAAHELLEEVVNVNSGVELGKKSGGGMSKVNIGESSGVGSGGDGSIIGGAEGSGKRSSELSTAERQEIQMKKAKLITMLDEVEQRYRQYHHQMEIVVSSFEQAAGIGSARTYTALALQTISKQFRCLKDAITGQIKATNKSLGEEDCFGGKIEGSRLKYVDHQLRQQRALQQLGMIQHNAWRPQRGLPERSVSVLRAWLFEHFLHPYPKDSDKHMLAKQTGLTRSQVSNWFINARVRLWKPMVEEMYVEEMKENEQSKSNEDSSMKITSSQEKALTSETEPKGYNSTQDISTSQDTPLISVSRPQTSPLVGNVRNNSGFSFIGSSELEGIPQGSPKKPRNHELMHNPNSFIDVKHNEANNEELSMKFGDDRQNRDGYSFMGNQTNFIGGFGQYPIGDIGRFDSEQFAPRFSSNNVSLTLGLDSIQGNHQTFLPNQNIQLGRSIDISEPNEFGSINTSSPQYESINMQNPKRFAAQLLPDFVS from the exons ATGGCAACGTACTATCATGGTGGTAATTCTGAAATCCAATCAAGTGGTGGCGGCGGCGCCGACGGACTTCAAACACTTGTTCTCATGAATCCAAGCTATATACAATATTCTGATGCTTCACAGCAACAACAAGCTCAACAACCTTCTCATGCCACGGCCGGTAACTATGTTTTCCTCAACTCCACAGCCGCGGAAAACAACTCCTTCTCACCTCACGCGCCACCTTCCAACACTCAACAATTCGTTGGCATACCTCTCAACCACCAACAACACCAAATCCACGCGCACCATGACGTTGTACCTTCTTTGCATGGCTTCCTTCCACACGTGCAGTACAATCAATGGAACACAATTGACCCCAACACGGCAGCGCGTGATACACCACGCGCTCAACAAGGACTGTCTCTTAGTCTCTCTTCACAGCCCGCAAGATTCGTTTCTATGTCTGGTGGTTCGCCATCTCCAGCTTCTGGTGTTACTACCAATAATAACAATGGGAATCCGGGGATTCAGATTCTGAGCTCCAAATATTTAAGGGCTGCACATGAGCTTTTAGAAGAGGTTGTGAATGTGAATAGTGGTGTTGAATTGGGTAAGAAGAGTGGTGGTGGAATGAGCAAGGTGAATATTGGAGAATCATCGGGAGTTGGTAGTGGAGGAGATGGATCAATCATTGGTGGTGCAGAGGGGAGTGGAAAACGTAGCTCTGAACTATCAACAGCTGAAAGACAAGAAATACAGATGAAGAAAGCTAAGCTAATTACCATGCTTGATGAG GTGGAGCAAAGGTACAGACAGTACCACCATCAAATGGAGATTGTTGTTTCCTCGTTCGAGCAAGCCGCCGGAATCGGCTCCGCTAGGACTTACACTGCCCTTGCACTGCAAACAATCTCAAAGCAGTTTCGGTGTTTGAAAGATGCAATAACAGGACAGATAAAAGCTACAAATAAGAGTTTGGGTGAAGAGGATTGCTTTGGAGGTAAAATTGAAGGTTCAAGGCTCAAATATGTTGATCATCAACTACGTCAACAACGTGCTCTACAACAGTTGGGAATGATCCAGCATAATGCTTGGAGACCCCAAAGAGGATTACCTGAAAGATCTGTATCTGTTCTTCGTGCTTGGCTCTTTGAACATTTCCTCCACCC TTATCCAAAGGATTCAGACAAGCACATGCTTGCAAAACAAACAGGGCTTACTAGGAGCCAG GTTTCAAATTGGTTTATAAATGCTAGAGTTAGGCTTTGGAAGCCAATGGTGGAAGAAATGTACGTAGAAGAAATGAAGGAAAATGAACAAAGTAAGAGCAACGAAGATTCTTCAATGAAAATAACATCCTCTCAAGAAAAAGCTCTCACCTCTGAAACAGAACCTAAAGGTTACAACTCCACACAAGACATTTCCACAAGCCAAGACACTCCATTAATTTCTGTTTCAAGACCACAAACATCACCACTTGTTGGAAATGTTAGAAACAATTCAGGATTTAGCTTCATTGGATCATCAGAACTAGAAGGGATACCACAAGGAAGTCCTAAAAAACCAAGGAACCATGAACTTATGCATAACCCTAATAGCTTCATTGATGTGAAGCACAATGAGGCAAATAATGAGGAACTATCAATGAAATTTGGTGATGACAGACAAAATAGAGATGGTTACTCTTTTATGGGAAACCAAACAAATTTCATTGGTGGATTTGGACAATACCCAATTGGTGATATTGGTAGGTTTGACTCAGAACAATTCGCACCAAGGTTTTCAAGTAATAATGTTTCACTCACTCTTGGTCTTGATTCAATACAAGGAAATCATCAAACATTTCTACCAAACCAAAACATTCAACTAGGAAGAAGCATTGATATAAGTGAACCAAATGAATTTGGTTCTATAAACACTTCCTCTCCTCAATATGAAAGTATCAACATGCAAAACCCAAAAAGGTTTGCTGCACAGTTGTTACCAGATTTTGTGTCCTAA
- the LOC25499490 gene encoding BTB/POZ domain-containing protein At3g05675, with protein MEPTDKEEKDICVIGDRSTSDVVVRLRTQEGRDDWLYCHSTILVENCKYFADRLSENWPTCQILGSRNCVDVNCQESDFDYHVNFIRLLYVVVDGSVDDLWHGVRNALGILKVAVELECPKIVAACVKYLEAMTWEESEEEEILKIVPRMGLQAEPILARLQPVNQLAIRNIFLSAIRFATSSPPLAMNDLKSSAQEQLEYMLTEDDDAPLLIADDNIKYEVKECVKRLFSGFNNSLIHLLGGSTESLPEVGNVSVKSYLTDLSWVCQILSKLEIMRDFIEYWFDASERIVKVLELEQGSSTTEVVEIKLRAIEVTSKVLEAIAYGTVILPTAKRLQVLKLWLPFVRVTKPVIDSAMTNCEDAALLKMDGEMWQSLESSFVSIILALPSGDQAGLLTEWLQNENIRYPDLTEAFEVWCYRSKVARRRLSLLEDEHVMTQ; from the exons ATGGAACCTACC GATAAAGAAGAGAAGGATATCTGTGTAATTGGTGACCGATCAACTAGTGATGTTGTGGTGAGGCTACGCACGCAAGAAGGTCGAGATGATTGGTTGTACTGTCACTCAACGATACTTGTCGAAAATTGCAAGTATTTTGCTGATCGGCTATCTGAGAATTGGCCAACATGTCAGATACTAGGTTCGCGCAACtgtgttgatgttaattgtCAAGAATCAGATTTCGATTACCATGTAAATTTTATTCGACTTCTCTACGTTGTGGTTGATGGTTCAGTTGATGATTTGTGGCATGGTGTTAGAAATGCTCTTGGCATTCTCAAAGTAGCTGTTGAGCTTGAATGTCCGAAAATTGTTGCCGCGTGTGTGAAATACTTGGAAGCAATGACATGGGAAGAGAGTGAAGAGGAGGAGATATTGAAAATTGTACCGAGAATGGGATTACAAGCTGAGCCTATCCTAGCTAGACTTCAACCGGTTAACCAGTTAGCTATCAGAAACATATTTCTCTCGGCCATCCGCTTTGCTACATCGTCGCCTCCACTGGCAATGAATGATCTGAAATCTTCAGCACAAGAGCAACTTGAGTACATGCTAACTGAGGACGATGATGCCCCTTTGTTGATCGCTGatgataatataaaatatgaggTAAAAGAATGTGTAAAAAGACTATTTTCCGGgtttaacaactcattgatacATTTACTCGGTGGTTCCACAGAATCACTTCCTGAAGTAGGGAACGTCTCGGTTAAATCCTATTTGACTGATTTGTCATGGGTTTGCCAGATACTGAGCAAGTTAGAAATAATGAGAGATTTTATTGAGTACTGGTTTGATGCATCGGAAAGGATTGTCAAAGTACTTGAACTTGAACAAGGAAGTTCTACAACTGAAGTTGTCGAGATAAAGTTGCGAGCAATTGAGGTAACATCAAAGGTTTTAGAGGCAATTGCTTACGGCACTGTTATACTGCCAACTGCGAAACGTCTTCAGGTTTTGAAATTGTGGCTTCCATTTGTGAGGGTTACCAAACCAGTGATTGATTCTGCCATGACGAATTGTGAGGATGCTGCGTTGCTTAAAATGGATGGCGAAATGTGGCAATCTCTGGAATCCAGTTTTGTCTCTATCATTCTTGCATTGCCATCAGGGGATCAGGCAGGGCTTTTAACTGAATGGTTGCAAAACGAGAATATACGGTATCCAGACCTGACTGAGGCATTCGAAGTATGGTGTTATAGATCCAAGGTTGCAAGGAGAAGACTCTCATTGTTAGAGGATGAGCATGTCATGACACAGTAA